A part of Anolis sagrei isolate rAnoSag1 chromosome 3, rAnoSag1.mat, whole genome shotgun sequence genomic DNA contains:
- the HNRNPH3 gene encoding heterogeneous nuclear ribonucleoprotein H3 isoform X3 gives MMGQRPGPYDRPMGGRGGYYGAGRGSMYDRMHRGGGGYDGGYGSFDEYGGYNNYGYGNDGYDDRMRDGRGMGGHGYGGAGDASSGFQGGHFVHMRGLPFRATENDIANFFSPLTPIRVHIDIGADGRATGEADVEFVTHEDAVAAMSKDKNHMQHRYIELFLNSTAGGGAGMGGYGRDGMDQGGYGSVGRMGMSSSYSGGYGTPDGLGGYGRGSGNSGGYYGQGNMGGGGWRGMY, from the exons ATGATGGGACAGCGACCTGGACCATATGATAGACCAATGGGAGGAAGAGGGGGTTATTATGGAGCTGGGCGTGGAAGTATGTATGACAGAATGCATCGAGGAGGTGGTGGATATGACGGTG GGTATGGTAGCTTTGATGAGTATGGTGGCTATAACAATTATGGCTATGGAAATGATGGCTATGATGACAGAATGAGAGATGGGAGAG GAATGGGAGGCCATGGGTATGGTGGAGCAGGAGATGCCAGCTCAGGCTTTCAAGGTGGTCATTTTGTTCACATGAGGGGATTGCCATTTCGAGCTACAGAAAATGACATAGCTAAT tttttttcacCACTGACCCCTATAAGAGTTCATATTGACATTGGAGCAGACGGTAGAGCAACAGGCGAAGCTGATGTAGAATTTGTGACACATGAAGATGCAGTGGCTGCCATGTCAAAGGATAAAAATCATATGC AACATCGATACATTGAGCTGTTCCTGAATTCAACTGCTGGAGGCGGTGCTGGCATGGGAGGCTATGGCAGAGATGGCATGG ATCAAGGTGGTTATGGTTCCGTTGGAAGAATGGGAATGAGCAGCAGTTATAGTGGAGGATATGGTACTCCTGATGGATTAGGTGGCTATG GTCGTGGCAGTGGAAATAGTGGTGGATACTATGGTCAAGGCAACATGGGAGGAGGTGGATGGCGCGGAATGTATTGA
- the HNRNPH3 gene encoding heterogeneous nuclear ribonucleoprotein H3 isoform X4, protein MMGQRPGPYDRPMGGRGGYYGAGRGRYGSFDEYGGYNNYGYGNDGYDDRMRDGRGMGGHGYGGAGDASSGFQGGHFVHMRGLPFRATENDIANFFSPLTPIRVHIDIGADGRATGEADVEFVTHEDAVAAMSKDKNHMQHRYIELFLNSTAGGGAGMGGYGRDGMDQGGYGSVGRMGMSSSYSGGYGTPDGLGGYGRGSGNSGGYYGQGNMGGGGWRGMY, encoded by the exons ATGATGGGACAGCGACCTGGACCATATGATAGACCAATGGGAGGAAGAGGGGGTTATTATGGAGCTGGGCGTGGAA GGTATGGTAGCTTTGATGAGTATGGTGGCTATAACAATTATGGCTATGGAAATGATGGCTATGATGACAGAATGAGAGATGGGAGAG GAATGGGAGGCCATGGGTATGGTGGAGCAGGAGATGCCAGCTCAGGCTTTCAAGGTGGTCATTTTGTTCACATGAGGGGATTGCCATTTCGAGCTACAGAAAATGACATAGCTAAT tttttttcacCACTGACCCCTATAAGAGTTCATATTGACATTGGAGCAGACGGTAGAGCAACAGGCGAAGCTGATGTAGAATTTGTGACACATGAAGATGCAGTGGCTGCCATGTCAAAGGATAAAAATCATATGC AACATCGATACATTGAGCTGTTCCTGAATTCAACTGCTGGAGGCGGTGCTGGCATGGGAGGCTATGGCAGAGATGGCATGG ATCAAGGTGGTTATGGTTCCGTTGGAAGAATGGGAATGAGCAGCAGTTATAGTGGAGGATATGGTACTCCTGATGGATTAGGTGGCTATG GTCGTGGCAGTGGAAATAGTGGTGGATACTATGGTCAAGGCAACATGGGAGGAGGTGGATGGCGCGGAATGTATTGA
- the HNRNPH3 gene encoding heterogeneous nuclear ribonucleoprotein H3 isoform X2 codes for MDWAGKHNGPNDSSSDGTVRLRGLPFGCSKEEIVQFFQGLEIVPNGITLTLDYQGRSTGEAFVQFASKEIAEKALGKHKERIGHRYIEIFKSSKSEIRGFYDPPRRMMGQRPGPYDRPMGGRGGYYGAGRGRYGSFDEYGGYNNYGYGNDGYDDRMRDGRGMGGHGYGGAGDASSGFQGGHFVHMRGLPFRATENDIANFFSPLTPIRVHIDIGADGRATGEADVEFVTHEDAVAAMSKDKNHMQHRYIELFLNSTAGGGAGMGGYGRDGMDQGGYGSVGRMGMSSSYSGGYGTPDGLGGYGRGSGNSGGYYGQGNMGGGGWRGMY; via the exons ATGGACTGGGCTGGGAAACATAATGGTCCAAATGATTCATCTAGTGATGGAACAGTACGATTGCGTGGTCTGCCATTTGGCTGCAGCAAGGAGGAGATCGTTCAGTTCTTTCAAG GGTTGGAAATCGTGCCAAATGGGATAACATTGACGCTGGACTACCAGGGGAGAAGCACAGGGGAGGCCTTCGTGCAGTTTGCTTCAAAGGAGATAGCAGAAAAAGCTCTGGGGAAACACAAGGAAAGAATAGGGCACAG ATATATTGAGATCTTCAAAAGTAGTAAGAGTGAAATCCGAGGATTCTATGACCCACCACGAAGAATGATGGGACAGCGACCTGGACCATATGATAGACCAATGGGAGGAAGAGGGGGTTATTATGGAGCTGGGCGTGGAA GGTATGGTAGCTTTGATGAGTATGGTGGCTATAACAATTATGGCTATGGAAATGATGGCTATGATGACAGAATGAGAGATGGGAGAG GAATGGGAGGCCATGGGTATGGTGGAGCAGGAGATGCCAGCTCAGGCTTTCAAGGTGGTCATTTTGTTCACATGAGGGGATTGCCATTTCGAGCTACAGAAAATGACATAGCTAAT tttttttcacCACTGACCCCTATAAGAGTTCATATTGACATTGGAGCAGACGGTAGAGCAACAGGCGAAGCTGATGTAGAATTTGTGACACATGAAGATGCAGTGGCTGCCATGTCAAAGGATAAAAATCATATGC AACATCGATACATTGAGCTGTTCCTGAATTCAACTGCTGGAGGCGGTGCTGGCATGGGAGGCTATGGCAGAGATGGCATGG ATCAAGGTGGTTATGGTTCCGTTGGAAGAATGGGAATGAGCAGCAGTTATAGTGGAGGATATGGTACTCCTGATGGATTAGGTGGCTATG GTCGTGGCAGTGGAAATAGTGGTGGATACTATGGTCAAGGCAACATGGGAGGAGGTGGATGGCGCGGAATGTATTGA
- the HNRNPH3 gene encoding heterogeneous nuclear ribonucleoprotein H3 isoform X1, whose product MDWAGKHNGPNDSSSDGTVRLRGLPFGCSKEEIVQFFQGLEIVPNGITLTLDYQGRSTGEAFVQFASKEIAEKALGKHKERIGHRYIEIFKSSKSEIRGFYDPPRRMMGQRPGPYDRPMGGRGGYYGAGRGSMYDRMHRGGGGYDGGYGSFDEYGGYNNYGYGNDGYDDRMRDGRGMGGHGYGGAGDASSGFQGGHFVHMRGLPFRATENDIANFFSPLTPIRVHIDIGADGRATGEADVEFVTHEDAVAAMSKDKNHMQHRYIELFLNSTAGGGAGMGGYGRDGMDQGGYGSVGRMGMSSSYSGGYGTPDGLGGYGRGSGNSGGYYGQGNMGGGGWRGMY is encoded by the exons ATGGACTGGGCTGGGAAACATAATGGTCCAAATGATTCATCTAGTGATGGAACAGTACGATTGCGTGGTCTGCCATTTGGCTGCAGCAAGGAGGAGATCGTTCAGTTCTTTCAAG GGTTGGAAATCGTGCCAAATGGGATAACATTGACGCTGGACTACCAGGGGAGAAGCACAGGGGAGGCCTTCGTGCAGTTTGCTTCAAAGGAGATAGCAGAAAAAGCTCTGGGGAAACACAAGGAAAGAATAGGGCACAG ATATATTGAGATCTTCAAAAGTAGTAAGAGTGAAATCCGAGGATTCTATGACCCACCACGAAGAATGATGGGACAGCGACCTGGACCATATGATAGACCAATGGGAGGAAGAGGGGGTTATTATGGAGCTGGGCGTGGAAGTATGTATGACAGAATGCATCGAGGAGGTGGTGGATATGACGGTG GGTATGGTAGCTTTGATGAGTATGGTGGCTATAACAATTATGGCTATGGAAATGATGGCTATGATGACAGAATGAGAGATGGGAGAG GAATGGGAGGCCATGGGTATGGTGGAGCAGGAGATGCCAGCTCAGGCTTTCAAGGTGGTCATTTTGTTCACATGAGGGGATTGCCATTTCGAGCTACAGAAAATGACATAGCTAAT tttttttcacCACTGACCCCTATAAGAGTTCATATTGACATTGGAGCAGACGGTAGAGCAACAGGCGAAGCTGATGTAGAATTTGTGACACATGAAGATGCAGTGGCTGCCATGTCAAAGGATAAAAATCATATGC AACATCGATACATTGAGCTGTTCCTGAATTCAACTGCTGGAGGCGGTGCTGGCATGGGAGGCTATGGCAGAGATGGCATGG ATCAAGGTGGTTATGGTTCCGTTGGAAGAATGGGAATGAGCAGCAGTTATAGTGGAGGATATGGTACTCCTGATGGATTAGGTGGCTATG GTCGTGGCAGTGGAAATAGTGGTGGATACTATGGTCAAGGCAACATGGGAGGAGGTGGATGGCGCGGAATGTATTGA